A window of the Streptomyces luomodiensis genome harbors these coding sequences:
- a CDS encoding ATP-binding cassette domain-containing protein, whose protein sequence is MAIVPNGPVLALRGISKRFGAVQALTDIHLEVHAGEVVALVGDNGAGKSTLVKTIAGVGPADEGVLEWQGKPVQVTRPHDAQELGIATVYQDLALCDNIDVVGNLFLGREILRAGVLDEVEMERRSRELLQTLSIRIPSVRIPIASLSGGQRQTVAIARSMLGEPKLVILDEPTAALGVEQTAQVLDLVERLRDRGLAVILISHNMADVKAVADRVAVLRLGRNNGTFDVKSTSQEEIISAITGATDNAVTRRKARTGEVAK, encoded by the coding sequence ATGGCCATCGTGCCGAACGGACCCGTGTTGGCGTTGCGCGGGATCTCCAAGCGGTTCGGCGCCGTCCAGGCGCTCACCGACATCCATCTGGAGGTCCACGCCGGTGAAGTCGTCGCCCTGGTGGGCGACAACGGCGCCGGCAAGTCGACCCTCGTCAAGACCATCGCCGGAGTCGGCCCCGCCGACGAGGGCGTTCTCGAGTGGCAGGGCAAGCCCGTCCAGGTCACCCGGCCGCATGACGCCCAGGAGCTGGGCATCGCGACCGTCTACCAGGACCTCGCCCTCTGCGACAACATCGACGTCGTCGGCAACCTCTTCCTCGGCCGCGAGATCCTGCGCGCCGGGGTGCTCGACGAGGTCGAAATGGAGCGCCGCTCCCGTGAGTTGCTCCAGACGCTGTCGATCCGCATCCCCAGCGTGCGGATTCCGATCGCCTCGCTCTCGGGCGGCCAGCGGCAGACCGTCGCCATCGCCCGTTCGATGCTCGGCGAGCCCAAGCTGGTGATCCTGGACGAGCCGACCGCCGCCCTCGGCGTCGAGCAGACCGCGCAGGTCCTGGACCTGGTCGAGCGGCTGCGCGACCGCGGCCTCGCCGTCATCCTCATCAGCCACAACATGGCCGACGTCAAGGCCGTCGCGGACCGGGTCGCGGTGCTGCGGCTGGGCCGTAACAACGGCACCTTCGATGTGAAGAGCACCTCTCAGGAAGAGATCATTTCCGCCATCACCGGCGCCACGGACAACGCCGTGACCCGCCGCAAGGCGCGTACCGGGGAGGTCGCCAAGTGA
- a CDS encoding sugar ABC transporter permease, translating into MTTNVHKTNGGPSNGGKNGKGGNKVSAPADANPVAKDAVTVVDPRLLVRQEGFKGYLTEFGRKMRSGDLGAVPVIVGIAIIWAVFQWKDSAFLSPKNLSDLSILLGGTGMISVGIVFVLLLGEIDLSVGSVSGLASAVLAVLNVNHGVPEGIAVIAALASGAALGALHGFFFAKIGVPAFVVTLAGLLAWNGLMLQVLGTTGTISIDDDSFVRTLTAHYFSQLIAAYGAATIATAAFFLAQFLDSRRRKAVGIPSRPLSEILVRTAVLAVIVFAAAWRLNEYKGLPLGLVIFVVVLVTLDFVVRRTSYGRKVIALGGSVEAARRAGINVVAIRISVYSLAGLMAACGGLMIASRVGSASQQAGTGNLLMEAIAAAVIGGTSLFGGRGSVWSALLGMLVIGSISSGMNLLGVANSVQYMITGGVLLAAVVIDSVSRRTQRSAGRG; encoded by the coding sequence GTGACCACCAATGTCCACAAGACCAACGGCGGCCCGTCGAACGGCGGCAAGAACGGCAAGGGCGGCAACAAGGTGAGCGCCCCGGCCGACGCCAACCCCGTCGCCAAGGACGCGGTCACCGTCGTCGACCCCCGGCTGCTGGTCCGCCAGGAGGGCTTCAAGGGCTATCTGACGGAGTTCGGCCGCAAGATGCGCAGCGGCGATCTGGGCGCGGTCCCGGTCATCGTCGGCATCGCCATCATCTGGGCGGTCTTCCAGTGGAAGGACAGCGCCTTCCTCTCGCCCAAGAACCTCTCCGACCTCTCCATCCTGCTCGGCGGCACCGGCATGATCTCGGTCGGCATCGTCTTCGTGCTGCTGCTCGGTGAGATCGACCTGTCCGTCGGCTCGGTCAGCGGTCTGGCCTCCGCCGTCCTGGCGGTGCTCAACGTCAATCACGGGGTGCCCGAGGGGATCGCGGTGATCGCCGCGCTCGCCAGCGGCGCGGCCCTCGGCGCGCTGCACGGCTTCTTCTTCGCCAAGATCGGAGTCCCGGCGTTCGTCGTGACCCTGGCCGGTCTGCTGGCCTGGAACGGTCTGATGCTCCAGGTGCTCGGCACCACCGGCACCATCAGCATCGACGACGACAGCTTCGTGCGTACGCTCACCGCCCACTACTTCAGCCAGCTCATCGCCGCGTACGGGGCGGCCACGATCGCCACGGCGGCCTTCTTCCTGGCCCAGTTCCTGGACAGCAGGCGCCGTAAGGCGGTCGGCATTCCCTCGCGGCCGCTGAGCGAGATCCTGGTGCGGACGGCCGTGCTCGCCGTGATCGTCTTCGCCGCGGCGTGGCGGCTCAACGAGTACAAGGGGCTGCCCCTCGGCCTGGTGATCTTCGTGGTGGTGCTGGTGACCCTGGACTTCGTGGTCCGCCGCACCTCCTACGGGCGCAAGGTGATCGCCCTGGGCGGCAGCGTCGAGGCCGCCCGCCGTGCGGGTATCAACGTGGTCGCCATCCGGATCTCGGTGTACTCGCTGGCCGGACTGATGGCCGCGTGCGGCGGACTCATGATCGCCTCCCGGGTCGGCTCCGCCAGCCAGCAGGCCGGCACCGGCAACCTGCTGATGGAGGCCATCGCGGCCGCGGTCATCGGCGGCACCAGCCTCTTCGGCGGCCGCGGCTCGGTCTGGTCGGCGCTGCTCGGCATGCTGGTCATCGGCTCGATCTCGTCCGGGATGAACCTGCTGGGCGTCGCGAACTCCGTCCAGTACATGATCACCGGCGGTGTGCTGCTGGCCGCCGTCGTCATCGACTCGGTGTCGCGGAGAACACAGCGTTCCGCGGGTCGCGGTTAG
- the dxs gene encoding 1-deoxy-D-xylulose-5-phosphate synthase, which yields MLLTRITGPRDLDRLAPEELDQLAAEIRTFLVDAVSKTGGHLGPNLGVVELTIALHRVFDSPRDKVLLDTGHQSYVHKLLTGRQDFSKLKSKGGLSGYPSRAESEHDVIENSHASTVLGWAEGIAKANELLGKQDHVVAVIGDGALTGGMAWEALNNIAAAKNRPLVIVVNDNERSYGPTIGGLANHLATLRTTDGYERFLARGKDLLERTPVVGRPLYETLHGAKKGLKDFITPQGMFEDLGLKYVGPIDGHDIEALESALHRAKRFGGPVIVHCLTEKGRGYQPALQDEADRFHAVGKIHPDTGLPISAGGADWTSVFGEEMVKLGEEREDIVAITAAMLHPVGLTEFAKRFPDRVYDVGIAEQHAAVSAAGLATGGLHPVFAVYATFLNRAFDQVLMDVALHKCGVTFVLDRAGITGTDGASHNGMWDMSLLQVVPGLRIAAPRDADQVRAQLREAVEVADAPTVVRYSKGAVGPAVAAVGRIGGMDVLREPAAADRDRPDVLLVSVGALAPMCLEVADLLDKQGISTTVVDPRWVKPVDEELPALAERHRVVVTVEDNSRVGGVGSAIAQALRDSGVDMPVRDFGIPPRFLDHASRKEIMAEIGLTAPDIARQVTGLVSRIGGRYGNESAGAGSQGAGVTRSTTAEPVRD from the coding sequence GTGCTGCTGACCCGCATCACGGGACCGCGCGATCTGGACCGGCTCGCTCCGGAGGAGCTGGACCAGCTGGCCGCGGAGATCCGCACCTTTCTCGTCGACGCCGTCTCCAAGACCGGTGGTCATCTCGGCCCCAATCTCGGCGTGGTGGAGCTGACCATCGCCCTGCACCGGGTCTTCGACTCGCCCCGGGACAAGGTGCTGCTGGACACCGGGCACCAGAGCTATGTGCACAAGCTGCTCACCGGCCGGCAGGACTTTTCCAAGCTCAAGAGCAAGGGCGGTTTGTCCGGTTATCCCTCGCGGGCCGAGTCCGAGCACGACGTCATCGAGAACAGCCACGCCTCGACCGTCCTGGGCTGGGCCGAGGGCATCGCCAAGGCCAATGAGCTGCTGGGCAAGCAGGACCATGTGGTCGCCGTGATCGGCGACGGCGCGCTGACCGGCGGTATGGCCTGGGAGGCGCTCAACAACATCGCCGCCGCCAAGAACCGTCCGCTGGTCATCGTGGTCAACGACAACGAGCGCTCCTACGGCCCGACCATCGGCGGCCTCGCGAACCACCTCGCCACCCTCCGTACCACCGACGGCTATGAGCGCTTCCTGGCCCGTGGCAAGGACCTGCTGGAGCGCACCCCGGTCGTCGGCAGGCCGCTGTACGAGACCCTGCACGGCGCAAAGAAGGGGCTGAAGGACTTCATCACCCCGCAGGGCATGTTCGAGGACCTCGGGCTGAAGTACGTCGGCCCGATCGACGGCCACGACATCGAGGCGCTGGAGTCGGCGCTGCACCGGGCGAAGCGTTTCGGTGGCCCGGTCATCGTGCACTGCCTCACCGAGAAGGGCCGCGGCTACCAGCCCGCCCTTCAGGACGAGGCGGACCGCTTCCACGCCGTCGGCAAGATCCACCCGGACACCGGACTGCCGATCTCGGCCGGCGGTGCCGACTGGACCTCGGTCTTCGGCGAGGAGATGGTCAAGCTCGGCGAGGAGCGCGAGGACATCGTCGCGATCACGGCGGCCATGCTGCATCCGGTCGGGCTCACCGAGTTCGCCAAGCGCTTCCCGGACCGGGTCTACGACGTGGGCATCGCCGAGCAGCACGCGGCGGTCTCCGCCGCCGGGCTCGCCACCGGCGGACTCCACCCGGTCTTCGCCGTCTACGCCACCTTCCTCAACCGCGCCTTCGACCAGGTCCTGATGGATGTGGCCCTGCACAAGTGCGGGGTGACGTTCGTGCTGGACCGCGCCGGTATCACCGGTACCGACGGGGCCTCGCACAACGGCATGTGGGACATGTCGCTCCTCCAGGTCGTCCCGGGCCTGCGGATCGCCGCCCCGCGCGACGCCGACCAGGTCCGCGCCCAGCTGCGCGAGGCCGTGGAGGTGGCGGACGCGCCGACCGTGGTGCGCTACTCCAAGGGCGCGGTGGGCCCGGCGGTCGCGGCCGTCGGCAGGATCGGCGGTATGGACGTGCTGCGGGAGCCCGCGGCGGCCGACCGGGACCGGCCCGATGTACTGCTGGTGTCGGTGGGCGCGCTGGCCCCGATGTGCCTGGAAGTCGCCGACCTTCTCGACAAACAGGGCATTTCCACTACGGTGGTCGACCCGCGCTGGGTCAAGCCGGTCGACGAGGAACTGCCCGCCCTCGCCGAGCGCCACCGCGTCGTCGTCACCGTCGAGGACAACAGCCGGGTCGGCGGTGTGGGCTCCGCCATCGCCCAGGCGCTGCGCGACTCGGGCGTCGACATGCCGGTGCGCGACTTCGGCATCCCGCCGCGCTTCCTCGACCATGCCTCCCGTAAGGAGATCATGGCGGAGATCGGGCTGACCGCGCCGGACATCGCCCGGCAGGTCACCGGGCTGGTCTCGCGGATCGGCGGGCGCTACGGGAACGAGTCCGCGGGCGCGGGCTCCCAGGGCGCCGGTGTGACCCGGTCGACGACGGCCGAGCCGGTGCGCGACTGA
- a CDS encoding amino acid permease, translating into MRTKSIEQSIRDTEEPEHALTRSLSALDLTVFGVGVIIGTGIFVLTGAVAKQQAGPATALAFIVAGIVCGLAALCYAEFASTVPVAGSAYTFSYASLGELPAWIIGWDLVLEFALGTAVVAVGWAGYIRSLLANADWRLPSALSGPDVAHGFSFDVLAAALVLVITAILVLGMKLSARVTSVVVAIKVAVVLLVIIAGSFFIDPANYHPFIPEAKGTISGSGFGAPLIQLMFGYQPTTFGVEGIFTAAAVVFFAFIGFDVVATAAEETRHPQRDMPRGILGSLLICTALYVAVSIVVTGMQKYTRLSVDAPLADAFKATGHPFYAGVISFGAAVGLTTVCMILLLGQSRVFFAMSRDGLLPRFFSRVHPRFGTPYRSTILLGVLIAVVAGFTSISQLAALVNIGTLFAFVVVALGVPILRRTRPDLPRAFRTPWVPVLPMLSVAASVWLMLNLPAETWLRFAVWMVIGLVVYFLYGHRHSRVNEVGARTE; encoded by the coding sequence TTGCGGACGAAGTCGATCGAACAGTCCATCAGGGACACCGAGGAGCCCGAGCACGCCCTGACCCGGTCGCTGTCCGCCCTGGACCTCACGGTCTTCGGCGTCGGCGTGATCATCGGCACCGGCATCTTCGTCCTCACCGGAGCCGTCGCCAAGCAGCAGGCGGGCCCCGCGACCGCGCTCGCCTTCATCGTCGCGGGCATCGTCTGCGGGCTGGCCGCCCTCTGCTACGCCGAGTTCGCCTCGACCGTGCCGGTGGCCGGGTCCGCGTACACCTTCTCGTACGCCTCACTGGGCGAGCTGCCCGCCTGGATCATCGGCTGGGACCTGGTGCTGGAGTTCGCGCTCGGCACCGCCGTGGTCGCGGTCGGCTGGGCCGGCTACATCCGCTCCCTGCTGGCCAACGCCGACTGGCGGTTGCCCAGTGCGCTGTCCGGCCCCGACGTGGCACACGGCTTCTCCTTCGACGTGCTCGCCGCCGCGCTGGTGCTGGTGATCACCGCGATCCTCGTCCTCGGGATGAAGCTCTCCGCACGCGTCACCTCGGTGGTCGTCGCGATCAAGGTGGCCGTGGTGCTGCTCGTCATCATCGCGGGCTCCTTCTTCATCGACCCGGCCAACTACCACCCCTTCATCCCCGAGGCCAAGGGCACGATCTCGGGTTCCGGATTCGGCGCGCCCCTGATCCAGCTGATGTTCGGCTACCAGCCGACGACCTTCGGCGTCGAGGGCATCTTCACCGCCGCCGCCGTGGTCTTCTTCGCCTTCATCGGCTTCGACGTCGTGGCGACCGCGGCGGAGGAGACCAGGCACCCCCAGCGGGACATGCCCCGCGGCATCCTCGGCTCGCTCCTCATCTGCACCGCGCTCTACGTCGCCGTGTCCATCGTGGTCACCGGGATGCAGAAGTACACCCGGCTGTCCGTGGACGCCCCGCTCGCCGACGCCTTCAAGGCCACCGGACACCCCTTCTACGCGGGCGTCATCAGCTTCGGCGCGGCGGTCGGGCTCACCACGGTGTGCATGATCCTGCTGCTCGGCCAGAGCCGGGTGTTCTTCGCGATGAGCCGGGACGGGCTGCTGCCCAGGTTCTTCTCCCGGGTGCATCCGCGCTTCGGCACGCCGTACCGCTCGACGATCCTGCTCGGCGTGCTCATCGCCGTCGTCGCGGGGTTCACCAGCATCTCCCAGCTGGCGGCCCTGGTGAACATCGGCACGCTCTTCGCCTTCGTCGTGGTCGCGCTCGGTGTGCCCATCCTCCGCCGCACCCGGCCCGACCTGCCCCGCGCCTTCCGCACGCCCTGGGTGCCGGTGCTGCCGATGCTGTCGGTGGCCGCCTCGGTGTGGCTGATGCTCAATCTGCCCGCCGAGACCTGGCTGCGGTTCGCGGTGTGGATGGTCATCGGCCTGGTCGTCTACTTCCTGTACGGCCACCGCCACAGCCGGGTGAATGAGGTGGGTGCGCGTACGGAGTAG
- a CDS encoding NTP pyrophosphohydrolase — protein MDGLVVVDAANVIGSVPDGWWRDRRGAAERLRDRLAGLPGAGLPPRPGVPDWATRPPVDIVMVVEGAARGVEPAGDVRVEDAPGSGDDHIVAVVADAREKGRDCLVVTADRGLRARVMDLGAQVTGPRTVRPDVSS, from the coding sequence ATGGATGGCCTTGTGGTGGTCGATGCCGCCAATGTGATCGGCTCGGTCCCCGACGGCTGGTGGCGCGACCGCCGCGGCGCCGCCGAGCGGCTCCGCGACCGTCTGGCCGGCCTTCCCGGGGCCGGACTCCCACCCCGTCCGGGCGTGCCCGACTGGGCCACCCGCCCTCCGGTGGACATCGTGATGGTCGTCGAGGGCGCGGCGCGCGGGGTCGAGCCGGCGGGGGACGTACGGGTGGAGGACGCGCCGGGCAGCGGCGACGACCACATCGTGGCGGTGGTGGCGGACGCCCGCGAAAAGGGGCGCGACTGCCTGGTGGTGACGGCGGACCGGGGGCTGCGGGCGCGGGTCATGGACCTGGGCGCGCAGGTGACGGGCCCCCGGACGGTCCGCCCGGACGTCTCGTCATAG